The proteins below come from a single Malus domestica chromosome 03, GDT2T_hap1 genomic window:
- the LOC139194627 gene encoding uncharacterized protein, which produces MIFIRRHLDEALKSEYLTVEDPLALWNALRSRYNHQTTVILPKARYDWTHLRIQDFKSVAEYNSALFRITSQMKLCGDTITEEMLLEKTFSTFHASNMVLQQQYRARGFTEYNQLISVLLVAEQNNELLMKNHNSRPTGSAPFPEVNVASLERNTISSRGNNYKRGRDHKQGRWKGKSKNHGVQFHNQVPRYNPGPSFKNTNRQKGKAHVNTPRNHEGGCHRCGGNGHWARTCRTPKHLVELYQASFKEKGVEINFLDQAKPMETPDPVTNLSGQLNTTHLDATDFINERGNEVYGSD; this is translated from the coding sequence atgatttttattcgtcgccatcttgatgaggcactaaagagcgagtacttaacggttgaagatccgttagccCTTTGGAATGCCTTGAGaagcagatacaatcaccagacaacggtgattcttccaaaagctcgctatgactggactcacctaaggatccaggatttcaaatcagtggctgagtacaattcggcgttgttcagaattacctctcagatgaaaCTCTGTGGGGATACTATCACTGAGGAGATGTtattggaaaagactttcagcacattccaCGCCTCTAACATGGTACTGCAACAACAGTATAGAGCGCgaggcttcactgaatacaaccagctgatatctgtgctcTTGGTGgctgaacagaacaatgagcttctcatgaaaaaccataattcccgacctactggatcagcaccgttcccagaagtgaatgttgCGTCCCTTGAAAGAAATACCATATCCTCCCgtggcaataattacaaacgaggaCGTGATCACAAGCAAGGTCGGTGGAAAGGAAAaagcaagaaccatggtgtccagtttcacaaccaggttccaaggtATAATCCAGGCCCGAGCTTTAAAAATACCAATCGCCAGAAAGGAAAAGCTCATGTGAACACTCCTAGAAATCATGAAGGAggttgccataggtgtggtggcaacggacattgggcgcgtacttgtcgcaccccaaagcatctggtggaactatatcaagcctccttcaaggagaagggtgtcgagatcaatttccttgaccaggctaaaccaatggaAACCCCTGATCCAGTGACCAATTTATCAGGACAGTTAAACACAACCCACCTGGATGCTACAGACTTTATTaatgaaagagggaatgaagtttatgggtccgattga
- the LOC103420886 gene encoding oxysterol-binding protein-related protein 3C isoform X1: MGSPEKDQSKGFFAAMSSGLTMFGNAMHRSVGGLLGYEGVEVINPEGGEEDAEEEAQRGRWKEEERDSYWRMMQKYIGSDVTSMVTLPVLIFEPMTMLQKMAELMEYSHLLDHADECEDPYMQLVFATSWAISVYYAYQRTWKPFNPILGETYEMVNHLGVTFIAEQVSHHPPMSAGHAENEHFTYDVTSKLKTKFLGNSLDVYPVGRTRVTLKRNGVVLDLVPPPTKVNNLIFGRTWVDSPGEMVMTNLTTGDKVVIYFQPCGWFGAGRYEVDGYVYNAAEEPQILMTGKWNESLSYQSCDLEGEPLPGSELKEVWHVADVPKNDKFQYTYFAHKINSFDTAPKKLLASDSRLRPDRYALEKGDLSKSGAEKSRLEERQRAEKREREAKQHQFRPRWFDLTEEVTPTPWGDLEVYQYNNKYTEHRATIDSSDSIDTVDVTSIEFNPWQYGNLSAE; encoded by the exons atgGGTAGCCCAGAGAAGGATCAGAGCAAGGGCTTCTTCGCAGCCATGAGTTCTGGCCTCACAATGTTCGGCAACGCCATGCACCGATCCGTTGGCGG GTTGCTTGGTTATGAAGGGGTGGAAGTCATCAATCCAGAGGGAGGTGAAGAAGATGCAGAGGAGGAAGCTCAAAGAGGAAGATGGAAGGAGGAG GAACGAGATAGTTACTGGAGGATGATGCAGAAGTATATTGGCTCAGATGTGACATCAATGGTGACTCTTCCTGTACTTATTTTTGAGCCAATGACAATGTTGCAGAAGATGGCTGAG TTAATGGAGTATTCACACTTGTTGGATCACGCTGATGAATGTGAGGATCCTTATATGCAGCTGGTGTTTGCCA CATCATGGGCTATATCAGTCTACTATGCCTACCAGCGGACATGGAAGCCATTCAACCCTATCCTTGGGGAGACTTATGAAATGGTTAATCACTTAGGGGTAACATTTATTGCAGAGCAG GTGAGTCATCATCCACCAATGAGTGCTGGGCATGCAGAGAATGAGCATTTCACTTATGATGTGACttcaaaacttaaaactaaatttttagggAATTCTCTTGATGTTTACCCTGTTGGAAG AACACGTGTGACTCTTAAAAGAAATGGTGTCGTCTTAGATTTAGTGCCACCTCCCACAAAGGTAAACAACTTGATATTTGGCCGGACATGGGTTGATTCACCGGGGGAGATGGTCATGACCAATCTGACGACTGGGGACAAAGTTGTGATATATTTTCAGCCATGTGGCTGGTTTGG AGCTGGCCGCTATGAAGTGGATGGATATGTTTATAATGCTGCAGAGGAACCTCAGATATTGATGACTGGGAAATGGAACGAGTCATTGAGTTATCAATCATGTGATTTGGAAGGGGAACCCCTTCCAGGCTCAGAATTAAAAGAG GTTTGGCATGTTGCCGATGTTCCAAAGAATGACAAATTTCAGTACACATATTTTGCACATAAAATAAATAGCTTTGACACTGCTCCTaaaaagttgttggcatcagacTCTCGTTTGCGGCCTGATAGATATGCACTTGAGAAGGGGGATCTGTCCAAATCTGGTGCAGAAAAGAGCAg ATTGGAGGAGAGGCAGAGAGCTGAAAAGAGAGAGCGAGAGGCCAAGCAGCATCAGTTTAGGCCAAGATGGTTTGACTTGACAGAGGAAGTGACACCTACACCTTGGGGTGACTTGGAAGTCTATCAATATAACAATAAATACACTGAACACCGAGCCACAATTGATAGCTCAGACTCCATTGATACGGTTGATGTTACATCAATTGAATTCAACCCATGGCAGTATGGTAACCTGTCTGCAGAATGA
- the LOC103420886 gene encoding oxysterol-binding protein-related protein 3C isoform X2: MGSPEKDQSKGFFAAMSSGLTMFGNAMHRSVGGLLGYEGVEVINPEGGEEDAEEEAQRGRWKEEERDSYWRMMQKYIGSDVTSMVTLPVLIFEPMTMLQKMAELMEYSHLLDHADESSWAISVYYAYQRTWKPFNPILGETYEMVNHLGVTFIAEQVSHHPPMSAGHAENEHFTYDVTSKLKTKFLGNSLDVYPVGRTRVTLKRNGVVLDLVPPPTKVNNLIFGRTWVDSPGEMVMTNLTTGDKVVIYFQPCGWFGAGRYEVDGYVYNAAEEPQILMTGKWNESLSYQSCDLEGEPLPGSELKEVWHVADVPKNDKFQYTYFAHKINSFDTAPKKLLASDSRLRPDRYALEKGDLSKSGAEKSRLEERQRAEKREREAKQHQFRPRWFDLTEEVTPTPWGDLEVYQYNNKYTEHRATIDSSDSIDTVDVTSIEFNPWQYGNLSAE, translated from the exons atgGGTAGCCCAGAGAAGGATCAGAGCAAGGGCTTCTTCGCAGCCATGAGTTCTGGCCTCACAATGTTCGGCAACGCCATGCACCGATCCGTTGGCGG GTTGCTTGGTTATGAAGGGGTGGAAGTCATCAATCCAGAGGGAGGTGAAGAAGATGCAGAGGAGGAAGCTCAAAGAGGAAGATGGAAGGAGGAG GAACGAGATAGTTACTGGAGGATGATGCAGAAGTATATTGGCTCAGATGTGACATCAATGGTGACTCTTCCTGTACTTATTTTTGAGCCAATGACAATGTTGCAGAAGATGGCTGAG TTAATGGAGTATTCACACTTGTTGGATCACGCTGATGAAT CATCATGGGCTATATCAGTCTACTATGCCTACCAGCGGACATGGAAGCCATTCAACCCTATCCTTGGGGAGACTTATGAAATGGTTAATCACTTAGGGGTAACATTTATTGCAGAGCAG GTGAGTCATCATCCACCAATGAGTGCTGGGCATGCAGAGAATGAGCATTTCACTTATGATGTGACttcaaaacttaaaactaaatttttagggAATTCTCTTGATGTTTACCCTGTTGGAAG AACACGTGTGACTCTTAAAAGAAATGGTGTCGTCTTAGATTTAGTGCCACCTCCCACAAAGGTAAACAACTTGATATTTGGCCGGACATGGGTTGATTCACCGGGGGAGATGGTCATGACCAATCTGACGACTGGGGACAAAGTTGTGATATATTTTCAGCCATGTGGCTGGTTTGG AGCTGGCCGCTATGAAGTGGATGGATATGTTTATAATGCTGCAGAGGAACCTCAGATATTGATGACTGGGAAATGGAACGAGTCATTGAGTTATCAATCATGTGATTTGGAAGGGGAACCCCTTCCAGGCTCAGAATTAAAAGAG GTTTGGCATGTTGCCGATGTTCCAAAGAATGACAAATTTCAGTACACATATTTTGCACATAAAATAAATAGCTTTGACACTGCTCCTaaaaagttgttggcatcagacTCTCGTTTGCGGCCTGATAGATATGCACTTGAGAAGGGGGATCTGTCCAAATCTGGTGCAGAAAAGAGCAg ATTGGAGGAGAGGCAGAGAGCTGAAAAGAGAGAGCGAGAGGCCAAGCAGCATCAGTTTAGGCCAAGATGGTTTGACTTGACAGAGGAAGTGACACCTACACCTTGGGGTGACTTGGAAGTCTATCAATATAACAATAAATACACTGAACACCGAGCCACAATTGATAGCTCAGACTCCATTGATACGGTTGATGTTACATCAATTGAATTCAACCCATGGCAGTATGGTAACCTGTCTGCAGAATGA